The Actinocatenispora sera genome has a window encoding:
- the ruvB gene encoding Holliday junction branch migration DNA helicase RuvB produces the protein MSGDGEPSPVSAYAADEERDAEVNVRPRRLAEFIAQDRVREQLQLLLAGAARRGDPPDHILLAGPPGLGKTTLANIVAAELGAALRVTSGPAIERSGDLAALLTSLGPGDVLFIDEIHRIARPAEELLYSAMEDFRVDVVVGKGPGATAIPLDVEPFTLVGATTRSGLLTSPMRDRFGFVAHLDFYTPQQLDALLVRSARILGVALTPEGAVEIAGRSRGTPRIANRLLRRVRDFAEVRADGVITREVAHAALRVYDVDERGLDRLDRAVLAALVASFGGGPVGLTTLAVAVGEQPDTVEEVCEPYLVRAGLLARTPRGRVATPAAWTHLGRTPPPGTFGAAPDPGAPDEQPDLFDT, from the coding sequence ATGAGCGGCGACGGCGAGCCGAGCCCGGTCTCGGCGTACGCGGCGGACGAGGAGCGCGACGCCGAGGTCAACGTCCGTCCCCGGCGGCTGGCCGAGTTCATCGCCCAGGACCGGGTCCGCGAGCAGCTCCAGCTGCTGCTGGCCGGCGCCGCCCGCCGCGGCGACCCCCCGGACCACATCCTGCTCGCGGGGCCGCCCGGCCTCGGCAAGACCACCCTGGCGAACATCGTGGCCGCGGAGTTGGGCGCGGCGCTGCGGGTGACCAGCGGGCCGGCGATCGAACGCTCCGGTGATCTCGCCGCGCTGCTGACCAGCCTCGGCCCGGGTGACGTGCTGTTCATCGACGAGATCCACCGGATCGCCCGCCCGGCCGAGGAACTGCTGTACAGCGCGATGGAGGACTTCCGGGTCGACGTGGTCGTCGGAAAGGGGCCCGGCGCGACCGCGATCCCGCTGGATGTGGAGCCGTTCACGCTGGTCGGTGCGACCACCCGGTCCGGTCTGCTGACCAGCCCGATGCGGGACCGGTTCGGGTTCGTCGCGCACCTGGACTTCTACACCCCGCAGCAGCTCGACGCGCTGCTCGTGCGCTCGGCCCGCATCCTCGGTGTGGCGCTGACCCCGGAGGGCGCGGTGGAGATCGCCGGCCGTTCCCGGGGCACCCCCCGCATCGCCAACCGGCTGCTGCGCCGGGTCCGTGACTTCGCCGAGGTACGGGCGGACGGGGTGATCACCCGCGAGGTGGCGCATGCCGCCCTTCGCGTCTACGACGTGGACGAACGGGGCCTCGACCGGCTGGACCGGGCGGTGCTGGCCGCGCTCGTCGCCTCGTTCGGCGGCGGTCCGGTGGGGCTGACCACCTTGGCGGTGGCGGTCGGCGAGCAACCGGATACTGTCGAGGAGGTGTGTGAGCCTTACCTGGTCCGTGCGGGCCTGCTGGCGCGGACACCCCGTGGTCGGGTGGCGACACCGGCAGCCTGGACACATCTGGGCCGCACACCGCCGCCAGGCACGTTCGGTGCCGCGCCGGATCCGGGCGCACCGGACGAACAACCAGATCTGTTCGATACGTGA
- the ruvA gene encoding Holliday junction branch migration protein RuvA — protein MISSVRGRVTAVGPNEAVVDIGGAAGGLGFSVQCAPATLATLQVGAETTLHTSLVVREDSLTLYGFAAPAERGLFELLQTASGVGPKLAQAIIAVLDPLTVRRALASGDIATLTRVPGVGKKSAERMILELRERIGPVPSADPAPATLAGPAAAWQDQVTQGLVGLGWSSRDAAAAIAAVAESLPEGEPVPAMPVLLRQAIRQLGRTK, from the coding sequence ATGATCTCCAGCGTTCGCGGGCGGGTCACCGCCGTGGGGCCGAACGAGGCGGTGGTCGACATCGGCGGCGCGGCCGGCGGGCTGGGCTTCTCCGTCCAGTGCGCCCCGGCGACCCTGGCGACCCTGCAGGTCGGCGCCGAGACCACGCTGCACACCAGCCTGGTCGTCCGGGAGGACTCGCTCACCCTGTACGGGTTCGCCGCACCGGCCGAGCGCGGCCTGTTCGAGCTGCTGCAGACCGCGTCGGGGGTGGGGCCCAAGCTCGCCCAGGCGATCATCGCGGTGCTCGACCCGCTGACCGTGCGGCGCGCGCTGGCCAGCGGCGACATCGCCACCCTGACCAGGGTTCCCGGGGTCGGGAAGAAGTCCGCCGAGCGGATGATCCTGGAACTGCGCGAGCGGATCGGCCCGGTGCCGTCGGCCGACCCGGCGCCGGCCACCCTCGCCGGGCCCGCCGCAGCCTGGCAGGACCAGGTGACGCAGGGGCTGGTCGGTCTCGGCTGGTCCAGCCGGGACGCCGCGGCCGCGATCGCCGCGGTGGCCGAGTCGCTGCCCGAGGGCGAGCCGGTCCCGGCCATGCCGGTCCTGCTGCGCCAGGCGATTCGTCAGCTGGGGCGGACCAAGTGA
- the ruvC gene encoding crossover junction endodeoxyribonuclease RuvC: MLVLGIDPGLTRCGVGVVTGRPGGSCSLVAVEVVRTPSDADLPDRLLALDRRLGELVAEHAPDAVAVERVFSQHNTQTVIGTAQASAVAVLAGARAGLPVTTYTPSEAKAAITGSGTADKAQVTAMVTRLLRLADPPRPADAADALALAICHIWRGSAKARLAAAAGGGARSGRGWGGRR; this comes from the coding sequence GTGTTGGTGCTCGGGATCGACCCCGGCCTGACCCGGTGCGGTGTCGGTGTCGTGACCGGTCGGCCGGGCGGGTCCTGCTCGCTGGTCGCCGTCGAGGTGGTCCGCACCCCGTCCGACGCCGACCTGCCGGACCGGCTGCTCGCCCTGGACCGCCGGCTCGGCGAGCTGGTCGCCGAACACGCGCCCGACGCGGTGGCGGTGGAACGGGTGTTCAGCCAGCACAACACCCAGACCGTGATCGGTACCGCGCAGGCCAGCGCGGTCGCGGTGCTGGCCGGGGCGCGCGCCGGCCTGCCGGTCACCACCTACACACCGAGCGAGGCCAAGGCCGCCATCACCGGCTCCGGTACCGCGGACAAGGCGCAGGTCACCGCGATGGTGACCCGGCTGCTGCGACTCGCCGATCCGCCCCGGCCGGCCGACGCGGCGGATGCACTGGCGCTGGCCATCTGCCACATCTGGCGGGGCAGCGCGAAGGCGAGGCTGGCCGCCGCGGCCGGCGGCGGGGCACGGTCGGGTCGAGGATGGGGAGGGCGTCGATGA